The nucleotide sequence ATTTTAACACGGGCAAAGGCCGCGCCCTTTCCGGGGTTGACAAATTCCCTCTCAACAACTAAATAGGGAGTTCCCTTATTGAGCAAAACCGTGCCCTTAGCTATATCTCCGCCTCTAATCATTTTTCACCTCATTTAAAATTGTGCGATATTTTAGCATTTTTGATGTTTTTATGCAAGAGTCTTGATTTTAAAAATTTTTCGTTAATTTATCTTTTAGCTCTCAGCTTTAACTGCATAGATTGCAAAGGACGCAACGAATTTTTAGGATATTTTTATAGCCAAACCTTTAATAGTCTTTGCGGTTCTTTGCGTTCCTTGCGGTTTATTAAAAATAAATAAAACATATTTATAAACATTAGTTGACAAATAAATAAAGTATGCTATACTTTTTTATAGAAAATAATATTGAATTTATTTGCTTATAGGTCTAGCAGTCTATAAAAAAAAGGCTTTATATGAATAAAAGAACATTATTTACACTCATAACAGTTTTACTTCTTGCCGGAATTTCAGCTTGTATTATCTTTATTTATTATATTCCGTATCAAAAAGAATATGCTTTATATAAAGGTACTTTTATGCCTAAACAAAAGATGCAAGATGATTTTGACTATGTTTGGGACTTCGTTGAAAACGGTTATCCTTTTAAAAATGTATGTATCAGAGCCGGGGTCGATTTAAAAACCATTAAGGAAGAGTATTTGAATCGTCTTAACGAACCTAGAAATGAATATGAGTATTGTTTATTTTATCTCGGTATGTTTAATAGAATAACAGGCAATAGACAGATAGGGCATCTAAGCATTTATGACCCTAATCAAACAGATACTAAAACAAGAAAAGTTCAAAACACACGTATTTACGATACGGATGATGAAGTAAACCGTTTTTATGAAAAAGCTGTAATGAATATGGTTCAATCTCTAAAACAAGATAAGCTCGGAGGCTTAGAAAAAAAATATGGAGTCGAGATACCTGTAGATAAACGCAGCTTTGACGAGGCAAATGCCGCAATGCTTGAAAGCCGAATAATTGAAGATAAAGCAATAGCTTATCTCAATGTAAAAAGTTTTTCACCCTATGGAGCTCATGATGCTTATATCCAAAATTTAACCGGTATATTAAAAGCCTTTGAAGGATATAAACATCTTATTATAGATTTGCGTGAAAATTCAGGCGGTCATTCCTATCTATGGCGCAAGTATATAGTTGCTCCTCTTATTAAAGAGCCTATTGAATATTTTATTCGAATTGCTTATAACAGTAAAAATAAATTTTATAAAATACTTGAAGATAATTTTTTTGAAAAACCTTTCGGAACAAAGGACAATATAGATGATAGTGATTTTGCTAATTTAAATAAGGAAGATAGAAAAGAATTTGATTCATATATTGATTATGTCCGTACTATAAGGCCTTCTGAAGAAAGAATAAATTTCCAAGGCAGAGTATGGATATTGATAGGGCCTGATACTATTTCTGCTGGAGATCAGTTTGCGTATTTTGCAAGATATAAAAATGATGCCTATATAAATTTTGCTACAGTAGTCGGTGCTAACACTGGAGGCGAGGGTCTCAATCTTTTACCAAATCGCCTTTACTTAAAACTTCCCCAGAGTCACATGCTCATTCAAAGCGATATGGGCTACGGATTTAATCCTGACGGTTCATGTAACAGTGAGACGGGAACATCTCCTCATATAAAAAATCTCCCCGATAAGGATGCTTTAGAGACTTGTTTAGCTGAAATACATTTAATTGAAAGTCAGCTAAAAAGGAATTGATAGATAAAAAATTTAGGGGAGAGGACAAACTTTTGATGGAGCAAAAGTTTTTCTTCTCCCCTGATTTAGAGGTATGGATTATCATTAAGACAAACCTACTGTTTTTCTTAGTAATCTTTTTCCTTTGCGTTCGCCGCGGTTATTAAAACTAAATAAAGTATGCTACCTTAGCCTAAAATTTATTTGAGGCTAAGGTGTAGGAGCCTAGACAAAGGAGTTTACATGAACAATTTATTAAGAAAAGGGTTTCAGCCTGTGTCTGAAACAGAGATGGTAATGGTTGAGGGAGGAAGCCCTACACCTCCGGGAGTTAAGCCCGGTCCTGCTCCTGATGATGCAGGACAATATCGTATAATGGGATATCCGAAGCGTCCCGGCCATCCTAAGAAAGGCGGCGGAGGTCATGATACTAATAATGGAAATGCCGGTAACCGATAATTAAAGTTTCTATGCTTGGGGTTATATATTCTTACCTCAAGCATTAAGGATGTGAATATGAAAATAACTTTTAATAAAAAATTCATTATTAAGTTTTTACTATATTCTTGTTTAGCAGCTTTTTTTATTTCGGCTATAATATTATCGAAGAAAAAAGAAGAACCGAAACGGTTTATTTCTTTTGAAAAAATGAAGACTGATTATGAATATTTTTGGGATTTTATTTATATAGGTTATCCTTTTACTGAAGTGTGTGAAAGACAAGGTGTCGATTTAAAATACTTAAAAGAAACTTCCTTTTCTAATTTAGAAAAGGTTTATACCGAAAAAGATTATTACGAGTTTTATAACCTGCTTTGCAGAGCTATTACATCAGATAAATATTTTGGACATTTATACCCTAATAATGTATCTTATTCTACATATTTTGACGGCAATTTTTCATCAAAACTTTTTGATGATTACCGTTCTTTGGTACATAATTTTTATTCTAATTTTGCAAAACAATCCGGACTAAATCTTAGACATTCTGTGTATCCTGCAAAAGATTCTCCGACTGAAATTTATGTTTCACAAAAAATAATTGAAGATAAAAAAATAGCTTATATAAAGGTAAATTCATTTTTAATTACAGGTATAGGTCAAAGAAAAAAATATCTTGATACAATAGATAAATTTTTTCTCGAAACATCCGGTTATAAACATATAATAATAGATATAAGGGATAATGGCGGTGGAGCTTATGAAGATGCTCTACTTCTTATAGAACCCCATTTAAAAGAAAATACTTATTATAAGCGCTATGTGTTATATAATGAAAACAAATACACAAAGCCTTACTTGGATTTTATGTGTTCACGCCATCAGAGTATTGAGTCTATAGAAAAATCAAATATACCTAATATTCAAAATTGCGGAACTATTAAAAATGATAAAGCTTACGCTATAACCGAATATGCTGCTTTAAGACCGATTATGGGATATAAACCTCGTAAAGATAAAAAGTTCTGGCTTCTTATAAATAACGGATGTTATTCTGCAAGCGATAAATTAGCAAGTGCTTGTAAAAGAATAGGTTTTGCTGTGTTGGTAGGAGAGAATACAGGTGGGGCAGGAATGAATGGGCTTTACCCCATGCACTTCGTTTTACCCAATAGCGGATTAATATTCTTTTTTGATTATGTTTACGGACTAAACACTGAAGGTTATTGCCAAGATGAAGTAGGTACAGTTCCCGATATTTATAATCTTCCAGGTAAAGATGCTTTAGAGACATGTTTGGAAGAAATAAGAAAATTAGGGGAAAAGACAAATTAGGGGAGAGGACAAACTTTTGATGGAGCAAAAGTTTTTATCTGTTTAATTTAACTGCAAAGCTCGCAAAGGACGCAAAGAATTTTTTAGGATGTTTTTATAATCAATTCTTAAATTATCCCTTTGTGAAGTTGAGCGTTAGCTCAACGCTTGGCGTGCGCTGCGGTTTATTTGATCGATGATTAATTTAACCGAGAAAAATTAGTCTTATTGCATAATTCTTAAAATTTTAGTATGGTTTTTAAAAAATACTTGCAAGAAGGGGGTTATATGAAAAAATATTTTTTATATGTTAAGAAAGGCTTATTATGGTCACTATCATTTATAATAATACTAAGTCTTATTCATTATCTTCGTGTGCAAAAACTTTATGGATATGACTGGTATTTGCTAGCCATTCCCATAGTTTTGTTGATTGGCGGGCCTCTTTATGCTTTTGCCGTTGAAAAAATAAATAATAAAAAAAACGACCGTTGATTTTTTTTTACTGCTTAATTTAACCGCGGAGCCCGCTAAGGACGCAAAGAATTTTTAGGATGTTTTATAGCCAGACTTTTAATATCCCTTTGTGAAGTTGAGCGTTAGCTCAACGCTTGGCGCTCGCTGCGGTTTATTTGATTGATGATTAATTTAACCGCTCAAGCCCGATTGAAAACTTTCAAAAAATCTGTTATAATCCGCCTATTATGGAAGATATTAAAACTATGTGGCAAAAAATTATTGCCGACACCTTAAACGGGATAGCTCCCGAAACATGCGATAAGATTTTACCTGAACAGATAAATATAGAAACTCCTCCTAATCCCGAGATGGGGGATGTGGCCTTTCCTCTTTTTACCTTTGCAAAGAGCTTTAAATCCTCTCCTGCAAAGATTGCTTCCGATGTTTGTGCCCGTCTTTTAGAAAACGAGGATATAAAAAAATACGGAATGCCTAAGGCGATCGGCCCTTATTTAAATGTATTTCTTGCCAAAGGGGATTTAGCCTCGAATGTTTTGGATAAGGTTCTAAAGGAAAAAGAAAACTACGGAAAAACTTCTTCTCTTTCCGGTAAAAGAATTATGATTGAGTTTTCGAGCCCGAATACAAATAAGCCCCTTCACCTTGGCCATCTGCGTAATGATGCCTTGGGTGAAAGTATTTCACGTATTTTAAAATTTTGCGGGGCCGATGTTTTTAAGGTAAACATTATAAACGATCGAGGCGTTCATATCTGTAAGTCCATGATAGCCTATCAAAAATTCGGCGAAGGAAAAACTCCCGAAAGCGAAAATATAAAGTCCGACCGCTTTGTCGGGGACATGTATGTTGCTTTCCATAAATACAGTCAGGAAAATCCCGAAAAGGCAGAGGCCGAAGCTAAGCAGATGCTTTTGGATTGGGAAGCCGGAGAAAACAAGGAACTAATCGGGCTTTGGAAAAAGATGAACGGTTGGGCAATAAACGGTATTAAGGAAACCTACAAGAGAACGGGCATTTCTTTCGATAAGCTTTATTTTGAAAGTGAAACCTATTTAAAAGGAAAGGATCAGATATTAAAAGGTTTGGAGGCCGGAGTTTTTTATAAAGAAGAGGACGGTTCCGTTTGGGTTGATCTCGCTCCCATCAAGCTAGACAAAAAAGTATTGCTTAGAAGCGATGGAACTTCTCTTTATATGACACAGGACATAGGCACGGCAATTTCCCGCCACAAGGATTGGCCCTTTAATCAGATGATCTATGTTGTAGGAAACGAACAGGAATATCACTTTAAGGTGCTTTTTTATGTTTTAAAACAGCTCGGCTTCGAATGGGCCGACGACCTCTATCATCTTTCTTACGGAATGGTAAACCTGCCTGAAGGAAAAATGAAAAGCCGCGAAGGTACGGTTGTGGATGCCGATGACCTTATCAATTCTCTTCAAGATGAAGCCTTAAAAAAGATTGAAGAAAACGGAAGAGAAAAAGAAGTGGGTGATGCCGCAGTTGCAGCCGAGAACATTGCCGTAGGAGCCCTGCATTATTTTCTTTTGCAGGTAAGCCCTAAAAAGGATATGCTTTTTAATCCTAAAGAGTCCCTTTCCTTTACCGGGAATA is from Treponema denticola and encodes:
- a CDS encoding S41 family peptidase; translated protein: MKITFNKKFIIKFLLYSCLAAFFISAIILSKKKEEPKRFISFEKMKTDYEYFWDFIYIGYPFTEVCERQGVDLKYLKETSFSNLEKVYTEKDYYEFYNLLCRAITSDKYFGHLYPNNVSYSTYFDGNFSSKLFDDYRSLVHNFYSNFAKQSGLNLRHSVYPAKDSPTEIYVSQKIIEDKKIAYIKVNSFLITGIGQRKKYLDTIDKFFLETSGYKHIIIDIRDNGGGAYEDALLLIEPHLKENTYYKRYVLYNENKYTKPYLDFMCSRHQSIESIEKSNIPNIQNCGTIKNDKAYAITEYAALRPIMGYKPRKDKKFWLLINNGCYSASDKLASACKRIGFAVLVGENTGGAGMNGLYPMHFVLPNSGLIFFFDYVYGLNTEGYCQDEVGTVPDIYNLPGKDALETCLEEIRKLGEKTN
- the argS gene encoding arginine--tRNA ligase; protein product: MEDIKTMWQKIIADTLNGIAPETCDKILPEQINIETPPNPEMGDVAFPLFTFAKSFKSSPAKIASDVCARLLENEDIKKYGMPKAIGPYLNVFLAKGDLASNVLDKVLKEKENYGKTSSLSGKRIMIEFSSPNTNKPLHLGHLRNDALGESISRILKFCGADVFKVNIINDRGVHICKSMIAYQKFGEGKTPESENIKSDRFVGDMYVAFHKYSQENPEKAEAEAKQMLLDWEAGENKELIGLWKKMNGWAINGIKETYKRTGISFDKLYFESETYLKGKDQILKGLEAGVFYKEEDGSVWVDLAPIKLDKKVLLRSDGTSLYMTQDIGTAISRHKDWPFNQMIYVVGNEQEYHFKVLFYVLKQLGFEWADDLYHLSYGMVNLPEGKMKSREGTVVDADDLINSLQDEALKKIEENGREKEVGDAAVAAENIAVGALHYFLLQVSPKKDMLFNPKESLSFTGNTGPYLQYMGARISSILRKAETAEGKEKLKNGKLNASLLTNESEWELLKTLEDFPEQVERSALRKDPSALTAYLYELSKAFSRFYRDCPILSGDDADLSYTRMELARATRIVLQNAMNLVLIPFMEIM
- a CDS encoding S41 family peptidase; amino-acid sequence: MNKRTLFTLITVLLLAGISACIIFIYYIPYQKEYALYKGTFMPKQKMQDDFDYVWDFVENGYPFKNVCIRAGVDLKTIKEEYLNRLNEPRNEYEYCLFYLGMFNRITGNRQIGHLSIYDPNQTDTKTRKVQNTRIYDTDDEVNRFYEKAVMNMVQSLKQDKLGGLEKKYGVEIPVDKRSFDEANAAMLESRIIEDKAIAYLNVKSFSPYGAHDAYIQNLTGILKAFEGYKHLIIDLRENSGGHSYLWRKYIVAPLIKEPIEYFIRIAYNSKNKFYKILEDNFFEKPFGTKDNIDDSDFANLNKEDRKEFDSYIDYVRTIRPSEERINFQGRVWILIGPDTISAGDQFAYFARYKNDAYINFATVVGANTGGEGLNLLPNRLYLKLPQSHMLIQSDMGYGFNPDGSCNSETGTSPHIKNLPDKDALETCLAEIHLIESQLKRN